In Zingiber officinale cultivar Zhangliang chromosome 11B, Zo_v1.1, whole genome shotgun sequence, a single window of DNA contains:
- the LOC122035360 gene encoding protein G1-like7, which produces MESGEGGGSSSSPAADKTAPPPPPPPPLSRYESQKRRDWNTFLQYLRNHKPPLTLARCSGAHVIEFLKYLDQFGKTKVHEAGCAFFGQPNPPASCACLFRQAWGSLDALIGRLRAAFEENGGLPDSNPFAARPVRIYLREVRENQAKARGIPYEKKKRKRTAAAAAAVAGESSSNPPPPPPATAASSSAPDPPAGSSPSVS; this is translated from the coding sequence ATGGAGTCCGGAGAAGGCGGCGGTTCGTCCTCTTCGCCGGCAGCCGACAAGACTGCCCCGCcgccgcctccgccgccgccgctgagTCGGTACGAGTCGCAGAAGCGGCGGGACTGGAACACGTTCTTGCAGTACTTGAGGAACCACAAGCCGCCGCTGACGCTGGCGCGGTGCAGCGGCGCGCACGTGATCGAGTTCCTCAAGTACCTGGACCAGTTCGGGAAGACGAAGGTGCACGAGGCCGGGTGCGCCTTCTTCGGCCAGCCGAACCCGCCGGCCTCCTGCGCCTGCCTCTTCCGCCAGGCCTGGGGCTCCCTCGACGCCCTCATCGGCCGCCTCCGCGCCGCCTTCGAGGAGAACGGCGGACTCCCGGACTCCAACCCCTTCGCCGCCCGCCCCGTCCGCATCTACCTCCGCGAGGTCCGCGAGAACCAAGCCAAAGCCCGCGGCATCCCCTACGAAAAGAAGAAACGCAAAcgcaccgccgccgccgccgctgccgtCGCAGGGGAATCCTCTTCCaacccgccgccgccgccgcctgcaACTGCTGCCTCCTCGTCGGCGCCGGATCCTCCCGCCGGTAGTTCGCCGTCCGTCTCATAA